In Methanoregula sp., a single window of DNA contains:
- a CDS encoding UPF0147 family protein, with protein MPNPEKSMENCILMLQHIQEDSSIPRNIRRVADETRTLLMNNSKAMGLRAAEAISKVDEISNDPNMPIHARTRIWELVSQLEQIPLD; from the coding sequence ATGCCAAACCCTGAAAAATCAATGGAAAACTGTATCCTGATGTTGCAGCACATCCAGGAGGACAGCTCGATCCCCAGAAATATCCGGCGCGTAGCAGACGAGACCCGGACGCTGCTTATGAACAATTCCAAGGCGATGGGCCTGCGCGCAGCCGAAGCCATATCAAAAGTTGATGAAATCTCCAATGATCCCAACATGCCGATCCATGCAAGGACCCGTATCTGGGAGCTGGTGTCGCAGCTCGAACAAATCCCGCTGGATTAA
- a CDS encoding class I SAM-dependent methyltransferase yields MENPPPPLARIIEEELIDYRIRSRFYHPDYVKRLGLYGSERVLEFGSGGGCLSRALARTLNPEGALSCVEISPYWVEKAKRRLKDCTNIEYLQGDITRMPIPENHFDAVIIHFVLHDVEPAARIDVVSALAKCLRPEGTVFIREPAKPEHGMPLSEIRALMQDAGLREIHAGCTRSWRRTWTCEGMFKKSW; encoded by the coding sequence ATGGAAAATCCCCCTCCTCCCCTTGCACGGATTATTGAAGAAGAACTGATCGATTACCGGATCCGCTCCCGGTTTTACCATCCGGACTATGTAAAAAGGCTGGGACTTTACGGCTCTGAACGGGTGCTCGAATTCGGGAGCGGCGGGGGATGCCTCTCCCGTGCCCTCGCCCGCACGCTCAATCCGGAGGGAGCGTTATCCTGCGTGGAAATCTCCCCGTACTGGGTGGAAAAAGCAAAACGCAGGCTGAAGGATTGTACTAATATCGAGTACCTGCAGGGCGATATCACGCGGATGCCCATTCCCGAAAACCATTTCGACGCCGTCATCATCCACTTCGTGCTTCATGATGTCGAGCCGGCTGCCAGGATCGATGTAGTGAGTGCTCTCGCAAAATGCCTTCGGCCGGAAGGTACGGTCTTTATCCGCGAACCGGCAAAGCCTGAGCACGGCATGCCCCTTTCTGAGATCCGTGCACTGATGCAGGATGCCGGGCTCCGGGAGATCCATGCCGGCTGCACCCGGTCGTGGCGGCGGACCTGGACCTGCGAAGGGATGTTTAAGAAAAGCTGGTAG
- a CDS encoding DNA topoisomerase subunit B, giving the protein MTETYDASHITVLEGLAPVRERPAMYIGSTDTRGLHHLVYEVVDNSIDEALAGFCTRIAVVINKDGSLMVEDNGRGIPVDTMEKNHKSALEVVLTVLHAGGKFDKETYQVSGGLHGVGVSVVNALSNWLSARVYRDGNIYEMRFSKGKPTSALTTREESLAELLARYQQWYGEPAPFGRASPALTAGSGQIDLTAAAQYPTGNEQQDRASLLAALGNKLTGTRIHFVPDATIFETTTFDYDTLSHRLRELAFLNAGLAIIITDERTVDSVTLAPTIATYCYAGGLAEFVKYLNEGIEVIHPNPIYITKKDVENKLELEVGLQYTTQYDEKLYTYVNSVNTREGGTHLEGYRSAITRGINVVAKRNGLIKENSTITLRGEDVREGLTSVVSVKMANPQFEGQTKMRLGNSSVKGIVDSLVYAALTEYFDENPGILKTIVEKALMAAKAREAARNARELARRKSSLESGGLPGKLSDCSERDPKKSEIYIVEGDSAGGSAKQGRDRKFQAILPLRGKILNVEKAGEHQILKNAEIQTLINAIGTGILEKFDAERARYHHIVIMTDADVDGAHIRTLLLTFFYRYMPKLIELGYVYIAQPPLFKISKGKEEKYVYKEEEMQKVSAAMGEKGVNIQRYKGLGEMNAQQLWDTTMDPEQRIFRQVNVEDATDAEFTFKTLMGKDVEERKNFIYRHAKEVTNLDI; this is encoded by the coding sequence GTGACCGAGACGTACGATGCATCCCATATTACGGTGCTCGAAGGCCTAGCCCCGGTCAGGGAGCGGCCGGCGATGTACATCGGCAGCACCGATACCCGTGGCCTGCACCACCTTGTCTATGAGGTCGTCGACAACTCCATCGACGAAGCGCTCGCCGGGTTCTGCACCCGGATCGCAGTCGTCATCAACAAGGACGGGTCACTCATGGTCGAGGATAACGGCCGGGGGATCCCCGTCGATACAATGGAGAAGAACCACAAGAGTGCGCTCGAAGTCGTACTGACCGTCCTCCATGCTGGCGGCAAGTTCGACAAGGAGACCTACCAGGTCTCGGGCGGTCTCCATGGGGTCGGTGTCTCGGTGGTGAACGCTCTCTCGAACTGGCTCTCGGCCCGGGTCTACCGGGACGGGAACATCTATGAGATGCGGTTCTCGAAAGGCAAGCCCACCTCAGCGCTCACGACCCGGGAGGAGAGCCTCGCTGAACTCCTCGCCCGTTACCAGCAGTGGTATGGTGAGCCGGCCCCTTTCGGTCGGGCATCGCCGGCGCTCACGGCCGGTTCCGGCCAAATCGATCTCACGGCTGCTGCCCAGTACCCCACAGGGAACGAGCAGCAGGACCGGGCCTCGCTCCTCGCGGCTCTTGGGAACAAGCTGACCGGCACCCGGATCCATTTTGTCCCGGATGCAACGATATTCGAGACAACGACGTTCGATTACGATACCCTCTCCCACCGGCTCCGTGAACTCGCGTTCCTGAACGCAGGTCTCGCTATTATCATCACCGATGAACGCACGGTCGATTCGGTCACGCTCGCGCCCACGATCGCCACATACTGTTACGCGGGCGGGCTTGCCGAGTTCGTGAAATACTTAAACGAGGGTATTGAGGTCATCCACCCGAACCCTATCTATATCACGAAAAAAGACGTGGAGAACAAGCTCGAACTCGAAGTCGGCCTGCAGTACACGACCCAGTACGATGAGAAACTCTATACGTACGTCAACTCGGTCAACACCCGTGAAGGCGGCACCCATCTCGAAGGCTACCGGAGCGCCATCACCCGGGGCATCAACGTTGTTGCGAAGCGAAACGGGCTGATCAAGGAGAACTCCACCATCACCCTCCGGGGCGAAGATGTCAGGGAGGGCCTGACCTCGGTAGTCTCGGTCAAGATGGCAAACCCCCAGTTCGAGGGCCAGACCAAGATGCGCCTCGGGAACAGCAGTGTCAAGGGCATCGTTGACTCCCTCGTGTACGCGGCGCTCACCGAGTACTTTGACGAGAACCCGGGCATTCTCAAGACCATAGTTGAAAAGGCGCTCATGGCCGCAAAGGCCCGCGAGGCCGCCCGGAATGCCCGGGAGCTGGCCCGGCGCAAGAGCTCGCTCGAATCGGGCGGTCTGCCCGGGAAGCTTTCGGACTGTTCGGAACGCGATCCCAAAAAGAGTGAGATATATATCGTGGAAGGTGACTCTGCCGGCGGCAGCGCCAAGCAGGGCCGGGACCGGAAATTCCAGGCAATCCTCCCCCTCAGGGGAAAGATCCTCAACGTGGAAAAAGCCGGCGAACACCAGATCCTCAAGAACGCCGAGATCCAGACGCTGATCAATGCCATCGGTACCGGCATTCTCGAAAAATTCGACGCCGAGCGGGCACGCTACCACCATATCGTGATCATGACCGATGCCGATGTGGACGGGGCGCATATCCGGACGCTCCTCCTGACGTTCTTCTACCGGTACATGCCAAAACTTATCGAGCTCGGGTACGTCTACATTGCCCAGCCGCCTCTCTTCAAGATCTCGAAGGGGAAGGAAGAGAAATACGTGTACAAGGAAGAGGAGATGCAGAAGGTCTCGGCCGCCATGGGCGAGAAGGGAGTGAATATCCAGCGATACAAGGGTCTCGGCGAGATGAACGCCCAGCAGCTCTGGGATACGACCATGGACCCGGAGCAGCGAATCTTCCGACAGGTCAATGTTGAAGATGCGACAGACGCAGAATTCACATTCAAGACACTTATGGGCAAGGATGTGGAGGAGAGGAAGAATTTTATCTACCGTCACGCGAAGGAGGTGACGAACCTTGACATCTGA
- a CDS encoding 4Fe-4S binding protein → MSDTIREQVTGKCAELDIPLAGFASAKSWDEPLFEPWVPPRFRPQAIWPEVKTVIVIGIPVSLPVIETAPSIWYHELYRTVNTLLDTSAFRIATFLNAQGFPAISLPRDGYGSIGVLKEKPVAFFSHRHAACLAGLGTFGINNMLLTPQYGPRVRFTSIFTTAEIDPDRVMEEDLCIQCMRCVEVCPVRAIPDTDYPAGITDKLACATRSEALLKRFISPCGLCIRVCPVGEDRTRFHRVDMGIYDEDKKEFDIYHAAWNHVRSYGGR, encoded by the coding sequence ATGAGTGACACAATCCGGGAGCAGGTCACCGGCAAATGCGCTGAACTGGATATCCCCCTTGCAGGATTTGCATCTGCGAAAAGCTGGGATGAACCCCTGTTCGAACCATGGGTTCCTCCCCGGTTCCGGCCGCAGGCAATCTGGCCGGAAGTAAAAACAGTCATCGTCATCGGCATACCCGTCAGCCTCCCGGTTATCGAGACTGCTCCTTCCATCTGGTACCACGAACTGTACCGGACCGTCAATACCCTGTTAGACACCAGTGCGTTCCGGATTGCCACATTCCTGAATGCACAGGGATTTCCTGCGATCAGTCTCCCCCGGGATGGTTACGGGTCGATTGGTGTGCTCAAGGAAAAACCGGTTGCCTTTTTTTCCCATCGCCATGCAGCCTGTCTCGCCGGGCTGGGAACGTTTGGCATAAACAATATGCTGCTGACCCCGCAGTACGGGCCACGGGTCCGGTTCACCTCCATCTTCACCACCGCAGAGATCGATCCAGATCGCGTCATGGAAGAAGACCTGTGCATACAATGCATGCGGTGTGTTGAGGTCTGCCCGGTCAGAGCAATCCCGGATACGGATTATCCTGCCGGGATTACCGACAAGCTTGCGTGTGCCACGCGATCCGAAGCGCTGCTCAAACGGTTTATTTCACCCTGCGGACTCTGCATCAGAGTCTGCCCCGTGGGAGAGGATCGTACACGGTTCCACCGGGTGGACATGGGCATATACGATGAGGATAAAAAGGAGTTCGATATCTATCATGCGGCATGGAACCATGTGAGATCCTATGGGGGGAGATAA
- a CDS encoding secondary thiamine-phosphate synthase enzyme YjbQ, whose product MFTKTIRVRTQHEGDVIDLSEKVKQIVRESGIGAGLVHLFVQHSTAALTTIEFEPGVLQDLKRALSVLAPDNADYAHNSRWGDGNGRSHVKAALVGPSLTIPVEDSTLLCGTWQQIVLLELDVNAGRERTIVCTVTGE is encoded by the coding sequence ATGTTCACAAAAACCATCCGGGTAAGAACGCAACACGAAGGCGATGTTATCGATCTTTCGGAAAAAGTGAAACAGATTGTGAGGGAGAGCGGGATCGGTGCCGGGCTTGTCCATCTCTTTGTGCAGCACTCGACGGCAGCGCTGACCACGATCGAGTTCGAACCGGGCGTACTCCAGGATCTCAAACGTGCCCTGTCCGTACTCGCACCGGACAATGCGGACTATGCCCATAATTCCCGGTGGGGGGATGGCAACGGGCGCTCGCATGTGAAGGCGGCACTCGTGGGACCTTCACTCACCATCCCGGTAGAGGACAGCACCCTGCTGTGCGGCACATGGCAGCAGATCGTGCTGCTGGAGCTGGATGTGAATGCCGGGCGGGAAAGGACCATTGTGTGTACGGTAACGGGAGAATGA
- a CDS encoding MFS transporter — protein sequence MNPERAMNPNNPSDGEKVRAASPFRHRYAVLFIVLASVLMAVIDGTVVNIALPSMTRFFSVDLSDSQWTITAYLITMTSLLLVFGKVSEYVGRARLFFVGIIVFTASSLACGLSAGLPELILFRVIQGAGAAMLFSISSALIFATTPPAERGRAMGYLGATVAIGSIAGPIVGGFVVDSLGWQYIFFINIPIGILLIASAAAYFRIDEKRTTSLSLDWQGSAAMVAMFVALIMALGSLADTGIITPAAIISGAIFLGALALFIWHERRCPAPLLDLSVFSHRAFLFPVIAVVLVFVANFMMAVVGPFYFEGVLGYRPSQVGLVFLVTPAVMVIVAPVAGSLYDRHPTRNYAALGMSITAISFLILSYCAITRNVPGIIVAFVLFGTGVGLFQSPNNTAILSALPKEQLSTASSVIATSRNLGMALGVSLGSILLSFQLMAAGYGGDVITADPALLAVSISRIMAVCACLCGIVVLLSLLDR from the coding sequence ATGAATCCAGAGCGTGCAATGAACCCCAACAATCCGTCGGACGGAGAAAAAGTCCGTGCCGCATCACCCTTTCGTCACCGGTATGCGGTCCTGTTCATTGTTCTGGCATCCGTCCTGATGGCCGTCATTGATGGCACGGTTGTCAACATCGCGCTGCCTTCCATGACCCGGTTTTTTTCCGTTGACCTTTCCGACTCCCAGTGGACGATCACCGCGTATCTCATCACGATGACAAGCCTGCTCCTTGTCTTTGGTAAGGTGTCGGAATATGTGGGGCGTGCCCGGCTCTTCTTTGTCGGCATTATTGTGTTTACTGCCAGTTCTCTTGCCTGCGGGCTCTCAGCCGGTTTGCCTGAACTCATCCTGTTCCGGGTCATTCAGGGTGCCGGTGCCGCGATGCTCTTTTCCATATCATCAGCGCTCATTTTTGCCACAACGCCCCCGGCGGAACGCGGGCGGGCGATGGGGTACCTTGGTGCAACGGTTGCCATCGGCAGTATCGCGGGACCTATTGTCGGGGGCTTTGTCGTGGACTCGCTGGGCTGGCAGTACATCTTCTTTATCAATATCCCCATCGGCATCCTCCTCATTGCCTCGGCGGCAGCGTACTTCCGGATCGATGAGAAGCGGACAACATCACTCTCCCTTGATTGGCAAGGATCCGCTGCAATGGTTGCGATGTTTGTTGCCCTGATCATGGCGCTGGGGAGCCTCGCCGATACGGGAATTATTACCCCTGCTGCCATCATATCCGGTGCCATATTCCTCGGTGCACTCGCCCTGTTCATCTGGCATGAGCGCCGTTGCCCGGCACCCCTGCTTGACCTTTCGGTATTTTCCCACCGTGCGTTTTTATTCCCGGTCATTGCGGTTGTCCTGGTCTTTGTTGCGAATTTCATGATGGCCGTGGTCGGCCCGTTCTATTTTGAAGGTGTACTGGGTTATCGCCCGTCGCAGGTGGGACTGGTGTTCTTAGTCACCCCAGCCGTTATGGTGATCGTAGCACCTGTCGCCGGATCGCTCTATGACCGCCACCCGACACGGAATTATGCTGCGCTTGGGATGAGTATCACTGCTATCTCGTTTCTTATCCTTTCGTATTGCGCCATCACCCGGAATGTGCCTGGCATCATCGTCGCATTTGTGCTCTTTGGTACCGGTGTCGGGCTCTTCCAGTCCCCCAACAACACCGCGATTTTAAGTGCACTTCCCAAAGAGCAGCTCTCAACGGCATCGAGTGTTATTGCCACGAGCAGGAACTTAGGCATGGCCCTCGGTGTTTCGCTGGGCAGTATCCTGCTCTCGTTCCAGCTCATGGCCGCAGGATATGGCGGGGATGTAATTACTGCGGACCCGGCACTCCTGGCAGTCTCAATCAGCCGGATTATGGCAGTATGTGCCTGCCTGTGCGGGATCGTGGTGCTGTTATCCTTGCTGGACCGGTAA
- a CDS encoding Sjogren's syndrome/scleroderma autoantigen 1 family protein — translation MPVRKDDEIMAEYLLKGGKMLEKTCKTCGCPLFEVKGKTFCVVCAEKPAAAPASAEQAAPVTPAHHEHGHSCTCGEDHDEPCDGGLADELAMTVFSLCERIQNEKDPENVLLLMNAVKAGTESLEILCRL, via the coding sequence ATGCCAGTGCGCAAAGATGATGAAATAATGGCTGAATACCTCCTCAAAGGGGGTAAAATGCTCGAAAAGACCTGTAAAACATGCGGATGCCCGCTCTTCGAGGTCAAGGGAAAGACCTTCTGTGTCGTCTGTGCGGAGAAGCCGGCTGCTGCTCCTGCGAGCGCGGAACAGGCTGCCCCGGTTACCCCGGCCCATCACGAACATGGCCACTCCTGCACCTGCGGCGAAGACCACGATGAACCCTGCGACGGGGGTCTTGCCGATGAACTCGCAATGACCGTCTTTTCCCTCTGCGAGCGCATCCAGAACGAGAAGGACCCGGAGAACGTGCTTCTCCTGATGAATGCCGTGAAAGCCGGCACGGAATCGCTTGAGATCCTGTGCAGGCTGTAA
- a CDS encoding META domain-containing protein: MKKTTILFLIFVIAAVMITGCTSTPPPAVQQPTTVATLPPTVVVTTPATPAVPVQLAGNWVLTTMGIQGGTGVTYPTTEISLTINPDGSLTGYDGCNNYYGTCTLTGMTTPKGNGMTISNIASSKKYCATLADQETMYLNILGKAMAYNVDGNQLSITATTGDVLIYQTPASLVTPVQYPHPA; this comes from the coding sequence ATGAAAAAGACCACGATTCTTTTCCTCATCTTTGTGATTGCCGCAGTCATGATCACCGGTTGCACAAGTACCCCCCCGCCCGCAGTACAACAACCTACGACCGTTGCCACGCTGCCCCCGACCGTCGTTGTAACTACCCCGGCAACTCCCGCCGTTCCTGTTCAACTGGCAGGGAACTGGGTTCTTACAACGATGGGAATACAGGGAGGAACCGGCGTCACCTATCCCACAACTGAGATCTCCTTAACTATCAACCCGGATGGATCTCTCACAGGGTATGATGGTTGCAACAACTACTATGGAACATGCACCCTGACCGGAATGACAACCCCGAAAGGGAACGGGATGACCATCAGCAACATTGCATCCTCCAAAAAGTATTGTGCCACACTCGCAGATCAGGAGACCATGTACCTGAATATCCTGGGTAAAGCAATGGCGTATAATGTGGATGGCAACCAGCTCTCGATCACTGCGACAACCGGCGATGTCCTGATATACCAGACTCCCGCGTCGCTCGTGACACCGGTGCAGTACCCCCACCCGGCATAA
- a CDS encoding SEC-C metal-binding domain-containing protein — translation MTRSYSILEIDPKKYPLFLNIKNDLISFDSYLIQKKFDKIFSNYDRCKGKCENLKRVAIRKNDEDCANISFLLKINFALIQSIAKFWELCEIYEYHDSWVYLQDALDQNRILLKHLDLEKHESMVKSYEYLSLIEKLFPFHVFVSSAMDQLEVKCSLCNKSPFDPECNHIPGNLYWGKVASNIVEKIGGFNHIALVPNPADKRLVLHKFEYDKNHPEDSPFRNVHAFIKHSGRPLTSLKIENTTREVLRSDFAHEPESWPCPCGSGISFKDCCYDKETIIIPHINIFYDND, via the coding sequence ATGACTCGTTCTTACTCAATATTAGAAATTGATCCGAAGAAATATCCTCTTTTCTTGAACATAAAAAATGATTTGATCAGTTTTGATTCATACTTAATTCAGAAAAAATTCGATAAAATTTTCTCAAATTATGATCGTTGCAAAGGAAAATGTGAAAATCTCAAACGTGTTGCTATCCGCAAAAACGATGAAGATTGTGCAAATATATCATTTCTATTAAAAATCAATTTTGCATTAATACAGAGTATCGCGAAATTCTGGGAATTATGCGAGATATATGAATATCATGATTCCTGGGTATATTTGCAGGATGCTTTGGATCAAAATCGAATTTTACTAAAGCATTTAGATCTTGAAAAACACGAATCTATGGTAAAAAGCTATGAATACCTTTCATTAATTGAAAAATTATTCCCTTTTCATGTTTTTGTTAGTAGTGCAATGGATCAACTGGAAGTGAAATGTTCACTATGTAATAAATCACCGTTTGATCCTGAGTGCAACCACATTCCTGGAAATCTGTATTGGGGGAAAGTGGCGTCTAACATAGTCGAAAAAATTGGAGGTTTTAATCATATCGCGTTAGTTCCGAATCCCGCAGATAAAAGACTCGTCTTGCATAAATTTGAATACGATAAAAACCATCCCGAAGATAGCCCTTTCAGAAATGTACATGCGTTTATCAAACATTCGGGAAGACCGTTAACAAGTTTAAAAATTGAAAATACAACAAGGGAAGTTTTACGTTCAGATTTTGCCCATGAACCTGAAAGTTGGCCATGTCCTTGTGGCAGTGGAATTTCCTTCAAGGATTGCTGTTACGACAAGGAGACAATAATAATTCCTCATATCAACATTTTCTATGATAATGATTAA
- the gyrA gene encoding DNA gyrase subunit A, translating into MTSEENIPVEVAETHRTEPISIEQEMKTSYINYAMSVIIGRAIPDVRDGLKPVHRRSLYAMWDMGNTSEKPTKKSARVVGDVMGKYHPHGDASIYDTIVKMAQPFSYRHMLVQGQGNFGSVDGDSAAASRYTEVRLFPYAEAILQDLDKETVAFVPNYDESLKEPTVLPSKIPNLLVNGTDGIAVGMATKMPPHNLREVCAAVNRFLDEPNVSVDELIQIMKGPDFPTGGILMGVEGVRNYYATGQGRVVVRGVAEIEESDGGNRGDRIIVTELPYQVNKAQWITNIAEMVKDKKLDGISDIRDESDKDGIRVVFELKKGMISAVILNNLYKHTALESSFSASNLAIVDGAPKILNLPALLGNFVHHRIEVIRRRSEFDLNKCQERVHILNGLLTALAAIDRIIAAIRGSDTVDNARIALITGFNLDEPQANAILQMQLRRLAALEQRKIMDEKNELETEIRRLETILSSEANIKDEIRRETSEVALKFGDTRRTEIALDTSDLSNEDLIEDKTVLVSITKTNYIKRMDLDTYRKQRRGGHGITGMTTKEDDVVSSVFSADMKDYLLCFTSIGRVYWLKVYQIPESSRVAKGKPIINLLNLKDEVITTVIPIREFRPDKYLMFATKLGQVIKIPQDQFSNPRSNGTNAIRLKEGDQLVDVITTDNTREVVLSTRFGYGLRFHEETVRIVGRNASGVIGMRFHIKEDTVCAITLVDNEHTLLTISDVGFGKRTEFDDFRGHGRGTKGVRTMVLERNAVIIESRAVSETDEIFVMTASGVVIRTPVSEIRIIGRGTKGVKIMRLDENDKIVGIAVVPADLDNGNGTDAAAEPTGPETNGSEKSE; encoded by the coding sequence TTGACATCTGAGGAGAATATCCCTGTCGAAGTAGCTGAAACTCACAGGACCGAGCCTATCAGCATCGAACAGGAGATGAAAACCTCCTACATCAACTATGCGATGTCGGTTATCATCGGCCGTGCCATCCCCGATGTCCGCGACGGTCTCAAGCCGGTTCATCGCCGCTCGCTCTATGCCATGTGGGACATGGGCAATACAAGCGAAAAGCCCACGAAGAAGAGCGCGAGGGTGGTCGGTGACGTGATGGGTAAGTACCACCCGCACGGCGATGCTTCCATCTACGATACGATCGTCAAGATGGCCCAGCCCTTCTCGTACCGCCACATGCTTGTACAGGGGCAGGGTAACTTCGGTTCCGTAGACGGCGATTCTGCTGCAGCGAGCAGGTACACGGAAGTCCGGCTCTTCCCGTATGCCGAGGCAATCCTGCAGGACCTCGACAAGGAGACGGTAGCGTTCGTCCCCAACTACGATGAGTCACTGAAAGAACCGACTGTCCTTCCCTCGAAGATCCCGAACCTCCTCGTCAACGGAACCGACGGTATTGCGGTCGGGATGGCCACAAAGATGCCCCCGCACAACCTCCGCGAGGTCTGTGCGGCTGTCAACCGGTTCCTTGACGAACCGAATGTTTCTGTTGACGAACTCATCCAGATCATGAAGGGTCCGGACTTCCCGACCGGCGGTATCCTTATGGGCGTCGAAGGTGTCAGGAATTACTATGCTACCGGCCAGGGCCGGGTCGTGGTCCGCGGGGTCGCCGAGATAGAAGAGTCTGATGGCGGAAACCGGGGCGACCGGATCATCGTCACCGAACTTCCGTACCAGGTCAACAAGGCGCAATGGATCACCAACATTGCCGAGATGGTCAAAGACAAGAAACTAGACGGCATCAGCGACATCCGCGATGAGTCGGACAAGGATGGGATCCGGGTAGTCTTCGAGCTGAAGAAGGGCATGATCTCTGCGGTCATTCTCAACAACCTGTACAAACACACGGCGCTCGAGTCCAGTTTCTCGGCCTCGAACCTCGCGATCGTGGACGGGGCCCCAAAGATCCTCAACCTCCCGGCCCTCCTCGGGAACTTCGTCCACCACCGGATAGAAGTCATCAGGCGCAGGTCGGAGTTCGATCTCAACAAGTGTCAGGAGCGGGTCCATATCCTCAACGGCCTGCTCACTGCACTTGCCGCAATCGACCGGATCATCGCGGCCATTAGGGGATCGGATACCGTGGACAACGCACGTATTGCGCTTATCACCGGGTTCAACCTCGATGAACCTCAGGCAAACGCAATCCTCCAGATGCAGCTCCGCAGGCTCGCGGCCCTTGAGCAGCGGAAGATCATGGATGAGAAGAACGAGCTCGAAACAGAGATCCGCAGGCTCGAAACTATCCTGTCGTCCGAGGCGAACATCAAGGACGAGATCCGACGCGAGACCTCCGAGGTCGCACTGAAATTCGGTGACACCCGCAGGACGGAGATTGCCCTCGACACGAGCGATCTCTCGAACGAGGATCTGATCGAGGACAAGACGGTGCTTGTTTCGATCACGAAGACGAACTATATCAAACGGATGGACCTCGACACCTACCGCAAGCAGCGCCGTGGAGGCCACGGTATCACAGGCATGACTACGAAGGAGGATGATGTCGTCAGCTCGGTTTTCTCTGCCGATATGAAGGACTACCTCCTCTGCTTCACGAGCATCGGCCGGGTGTACTGGCTCAAGGTCTACCAGATCCCCGAGAGCTCGAGGGTTGCGAAGGGCAAGCCGATCATCAACCTCCTCAACTTAAAAGACGAGGTCATCACGACTGTTATCCCCATCCGTGAGTTCCGCCCGGACAAGTACCTCATGTTCGCGACTAAACTCGGGCAGGTCATCAAGATCCCGCAGGACCAGTTCTCGAACCCCCGCTCGAACGGGACGAACGCCATCCGGCTCAAAGAAGGCGACCAGCTCGTAGACGTCATCACGACCGACAACACGCGTGAAGTCGTCCTCTCGACCCGGTTCGGGTACGGCCTGCGGTTCCATGAAGAGACCGTCCGTATAGTGGGAAGGAATGCCTCAGGTGTGATTGGCATGCGGTTCCATATCAAGGAGGACACGGTCTGTGCCATCACACTCGTCGATAACGAGCATACCCTCCTCACCATCTCCGATGTCGGGTTCGGCAAGCGGACCGAGTTCGATGACTTCCGCGGGCATGGCCGGGGGACGAAGGGAGTCCGCACCATGGTGCTCGAACGCAATGCCGTGATCATCGAGTCCCGGGCGGTCTCCGAGACTGACGAGATCTTCGTCATGACCGCGTCGGGCGTCGTCATCCGGACTCCGGTCAGCGAGATCCGTATCATCGGACGCGGTACCAAGGGGGTCAAGATCATGCGTCTCGACGAGAACGACAAGATCGTAGGTATCGCGGTCGTTCCTGCGGACCTGGATAATGGGAATGGCACGGATGCAGCTGCAGAACCGACCGGCCCGGAAACAAACGGATCGGAAAAGTCTGAATAA